Proteins encoded in a region of the Sphingopyxis sp. OAS728 genome:
- a CDS encoding MBL fold metallo-hydrolase — MSEEKPWPDSIRAGECEQHEPLVRRVLAPNPSPYTFTGTQTWIVGAGSDVAVIDPGPTGSGLSIGDPADINGTGHVDAILRAVDRQRVAAILCTHTHRDHSPAAAPLKEATGAPIIGCAPLALSDDGPRADSAFDTDYAPDRVLTDGERVSGDGWTLEAVATPGHTSNHLCFALVESGALFTGDHVMAWSTSVVSPPDGDMAAYMASLSKLYDRNDRVYYPAHGPAVTKPRQLVRGMLGHRKQRERQILRELEKGTSVIPEMVKHMYKGLDPRLNGAAGRSVLAHLIDLKARGMVRVRAGEIGQEEWQLA; from the coding sequence ATGAGCGAAGAAAAGCCCTGGCCCGACAGCATCCGCGCCGGCGAGTGCGAACAGCATGAGCCGCTGGTGCGCCGCGTGCTCGCGCCGAACCCGTCGCCCTATACCTTTACCGGCACCCAGACGTGGATCGTCGGGGCGGGCAGCGACGTCGCGGTGATCGATCCGGGCCCGACCGGATCGGGGCTCAGCATTGGCGATCCCGCTGATATTAACGGCACCGGCCATGTCGACGCGATCCTCCGCGCGGTGGATCGCCAGCGCGTCGCCGCGATCCTCTGCACCCACACCCACCGCGACCATAGCCCTGCTGCCGCACCGCTGAAGGAAGCGACCGGTGCTCCGATCATCGGCTGCGCGCCGCTCGCCCTGTCCGACGACGGCCCGCGCGCGGATTCAGCGTTCGATACCGACTATGCCCCCGACCGCGTGCTGACCGACGGCGAACGCGTCTCGGGCGATGGCTGGACGCTTGAAGCTGTCGCGACCCCCGGCCACACCTCGAACCATCTCTGCTTCGCCCTCGTCGAGAGCGGCGCGCTGTTTACCGGTGATCATGTCATGGCCTGGTCGACCAGCGTCGTCAGCCCGCCCGATGGCGACATGGCCGCCTATATGGCGAGCCTGTCGAAGCTCTACGACCGCAACGACCGCGTCTATTATCCGGCGCACGGCCCTGCGGTGACGAAGCCGCGGCAACTCGTCCGCGGCATGCTCGGCCACAGGAAACAGCGCGAGCGGCAGATCTTGCGGGAACTCGAAAAGGGCACAAGCGTCATCCCCGAAATGGTGAAGCATATGTACAAGGGGCTCGACCCGAGGCTCAACGGTGCCGCCGGCCGGTCGGTTCTGGCCCATCTGATCGACCTGAAGGCGCGGGGCATGGTCCGCGTGCGCGCGGGTGAGATCGGGCAGGAAGAATGGCAACTGGCATGA
- a CDS encoding efflux RND transporter permease subunit: protein MSFRNISAWCIRNPVPPIVMFILLLLAGVVSFNRMDVNDNPDVEFPMVQVVVVQPGAAPSELETQVTQRVEAAVRAVSGVDELSSYVGEGNSRTMVQFAIGTPIDRAYNDVNQAVQQIRSDLPDGILEPQVVRVDAAGGPITYFAVETSDMTLEQLSWFVDNTVAKELLSIQGMAKVSRSGGVNREIRVILDPARMQSYGLTASQVNQQLRQVNVNAAGGRTEIAGSEQAVRVLGNAENAFQLGETRISIGNGRTIRLADVAKVTDGYAEQRNLAKIDGKQVLSFSIEKAKGASDVTIHDETMKKLAEIKKANPQVEFKILFTRTEYTKEQYRSSMLAMIEGAILAVVVVFLFLRDWRATLISALAIPLSAIPTFWFMDLMGFSLNGLSLLALSLVAGVLVDDAIVEIENIVRHMRMGKTAYQASIDAADEIGLAVVATTMSIVAVFLPVALMPGVSGQFFIQFGLTVVFAVLVSLAVARMITPMIAAYFLSAQGEQDHASGPWVDRYERLLAWTLDNKKHHAIRARYEAQPTKLAYLGLPLILAGVSVVYAIYGYFQPVPVGQDKPNTAMYFLLKTPFEAIFTYLGASLILILFGALVAWINRATLNAILKAYLWTGLVTAALYAALWLIGTLAPFSKALTGWATIMAALVTLGVLARACGLLFKMHEWPFALWAKFMVQRGWARLSDHRVWIVGIGVASLAASVGLLLILPQQFQPTINSDYSQIRYELPPGSTLAQSEHISNQINAILAKDKNVENAFYEVNVGDGGVYITLKKSREISSVEWERSLQPKMAAIPDARVNFQSQSGGFSGRDITFVIGGDDPVALEKHARLIVSQMEKLKELRGSRIEGDIPRPEIIVTPRLDLAAELGVTTSALSQTIRIATLGDIDQNAAKFSLSDRQIPIRVLLSEDSRRSLATIENLPVPTASGTTVPLKSVAVIGFGAGPTELRRYNQTRRIVIGADLAPGLVTGDAQKKIDALPAVKDMPQGIRKVIQGDAKWQAELITNFMIAVVSGLLLVFATLVLLYRRFLSPLVNMSSLLLAPLGGLLGLWITGMEVSMPVYIGLLMLLGIVAKNSILLVDFAIEEMDHGVEKNAALLDAGRKRAQPIVMTTVAMVAGMVPTALSLSGDGAWRQPMGVVVIGGLILSTMLTLLIVPAGFSLADSIEKRLGRFFSSNLLTYRKGDDSKPHGKPAPEPAE from the coding sequence ATGAGCTTCCGCAACATTTCCGCCTGGTGCATCCGCAATCCGGTACCGCCGATCGTGATGTTCATCCTGCTGCTTCTGGCGGGTGTCGTCAGCTTCAACCGGATGGACGTCAACGACAATCCCGACGTCGAATTCCCGATGGTTCAGGTCGTCGTCGTCCAGCCCGGCGCGGCGCCGTCGGAGCTGGAGACGCAGGTCACGCAGCGCGTCGAGGCTGCGGTGCGTGCGGTCAGCGGCGTCGACGAGCTCTCCTCCTATGTCGGCGAGGGCAACAGTCGCACGATGGTGCAGTTCGCGATCGGAACGCCGATCGACCGCGCCTATAACGACGTCAACCAGGCGGTGCAGCAGATCCGCAGCGACCTGCCCGACGGCATCCTCGAACCGCAGGTCGTGCGCGTCGACGCGGCGGGCGGACCGATCACCTATTTCGCCGTCGAAACGTCGGACATGACGCTCGAGCAGCTGTCGTGGTTCGTCGACAATACGGTCGCAAAGGAATTGCTCTCGATCCAGGGTATGGCGAAAGTCAGTCGCTCGGGCGGGGTCAACCGTGAAATCCGGGTGATCCTCGATCCCGCGCGCATGCAAAGCTATGGCCTCACCGCAAGCCAGGTGAACCAGCAGCTGCGTCAGGTGAACGTCAACGCCGCAGGCGGCCGCACCGAAATCGCCGGGTCCGAACAGGCGGTGCGTGTGCTCGGTAACGCCGAAAATGCGTTCCAGCTGGGTGAGACGCGCATCTCGATCGGCAATGGCCGGACGATCCGCCTCGCCGATGTTGCCAAGGTTACCGACGGCTATGCCGAACAGCGCAACCTCGCCAAGATCGACGGCAAGCAGGTGCTCTCCTTCTCGATCGAAAAGGCGAAGGGCGCGTCGGACGTCACGATCCACGACGAGACGATGAAGAAGCTCGCCGAGATCAAGAAGGCGAACCCGCAAGTCGAATTCAAGATCCTGTTCACGCGCACCGAATATACGAAGGAACAGTATCGCAGCTCGATGCTCGCGATGATCGAGGGCGCGATCCTGGCCGTCGTCGTCGTGTTCCTGTTCCTGCGCGACTGGCGCGCGACGCTGATCAGCGCGCTCGCGATCCCGCTCTCGGCAATCCCGACCTTCTGGTTCATGGACCTGATGGGCTTTTCGCTGAACGGCCTGTCGCTGCTCGCCTTGAGCCTCGTCGCGGGCGTGCTCGTCGACGATGCGATCGTCGAGATCGAGAATATCGTCCGGCATATGCGCATGGGCAAGACGGCCTATCAGGCGTCGATCGACGCCGCCGACGAAATCGGCCTCGCGGTCGTTGCAACGACGATGTCGATCGTCGCGGTCTTCCTGCCCGTCGCCCTGATGCCCGGCGTTTCGGGACAATTCTTTATCCAGTTCGGCCTGACCGTCGTGTTCGCGGTGCTCGTCAGCCTTGCGGTTGCGCGCATGATCACACCGATGATCGCCGCCTACTTCCTGTCGGCACAGGGCGAGCAGGACCATGCTTCGGGGCCGTGGGTCGACCGCTATGAGCGGCTCCTTGCCTGGACGCTCGACAACAAGAAGCATCATGCGATCCGCGCACGCTATGAGGCGCAGCCGACGAAGCTCGCCTATCTGGGATTGCCGTTGATCCTCGCGGGTGTGTCGGTAGTCTACGCGATCTATGGCTATTTCCAGCCGGTGCCGGTTGGGCAGGACAAGCCTAATACGGCGATGTATTTCCTGCTGAAGACGCCGTTCGAAGCGATCTTCACCTATCTTGGCGCCAGCTTGATCCTCATTTTGTTCGGCGCACTGGTGGCGTGGATCAATCGCGCAACGCTGAACGCGATTCTCAAAGCATATTTGTGGACCGGCCTTGTCACAGCCGCCCTGTATGCGGCCCTTTGGCTAATCGGCACGTTGGCTCCTTTCTCCAAGGCGCTGACTGGCTGGGCGACGATCATGGCTGCGCTGGTGACACTTGGCGTGCTCGCCCGCGCCTGCGGACTGCTGTTCAAAATGCATGAATGGCCTTTCGCTCTCTGGGCCAAGTTCATGGTACAGCGCGGGTGGGCGCGCCTGTCCGACCATCGCGTATGGATCGTCGGCATCGGTGTCGCCTCTCTTGCGGCGAGCGTCGGATTGCTGCTGATCCTGCCGCAGCAGTTCCAGCCGACGATCAACAGCGACTATAGCCAGATCCGTTACGAACTGCCGCCGGGGTCGACGCTTGCGCAGAGCGAGCATATCTCGAACCAGATCAACGCGATCCTGGCGAAGGACAAGAATGTCGAGAATGCCTTTTACGAGGTCAATGTCGGCGACGGCGGCGTCTATATCACGCTGAAGAAGAGCCGCGAGATTTCCAGCGTCGAATGGGAACGCAGCCTGCAACCCAAGATGGCGGCCATCCCCGACGCGCGCGTCAATTTCCAGAGCCAGTCGGGCGGCTTTTCGGGACGCGATATCACCTTCGTCATCGGCGGCGACGATCCGGTCGCGCTCGAAAAGCATGCGCGCCTGATCGTGTCGCAGATGGAGAAGCTCAAGGAGCTCCGCGGCTCGCGGATCGAGGGCGATATTCCGCGTCCCGAGATCATCGTGACGCCGCGCCTCGACCTCGCCGCCGAACTCGGCGTGACGACCTCGGCGCTCAGCCAGACGATCCGCATCGCGACGCTGGGCGACATCGACCAGAATGCGGCCAAATTCTCGCTCTCGGATCGCCAGATCCCGATCCGCGTGCTGCTGTCCGAAGATTCGCGCCGCAGCCTCGCGACGATCGAGAATCTCCCGGTGCCGACCGCGAGCGGGACGACGGTGCCGCTGAAGTCGGTGGCGGTCATCGGCTTCGGTGCCGGGCCGACCGAACTGCGCCGATACAACCAGACGCGGCGTATCGTGATCGGTGCCGACCTCGCGCCGGGGCTGGTCACGGGCGACGCGCAGAAGAAGATCGACGCGCTGCCGGCGGTCAAGGATATGCCGCAGGGCATTCGCAAGGTCATCCAGGGCGACGCCAAGTGGCAGGCCGAACTGATCACCAACTTCATGATCGCTGTCGTGTCGGGGCTGCTGCTCGTCTTCGCGACGCTGGTGTTGCTCTATCGCCGCTTCCTGTCGCCGCTGGTCAACATGTCGTCGCTGCTGCTCGCGCCTTTGGGCGGGCTGCTCGGCCTGTGGATCACTGGCATGGAAGTCTCGATGCCTGTCTATATCGGCTTGCTGATGCTGCTCGGTATCGTCGCCAAAAACTCGATCCTGCTCGTCGATTTCGCGATCGAGGAGA
- a CDS encoding GlsB/YeaQ/YmgE family stress response membrane protein — protein sequence MTWIIAIIMGGIIGWLASIVMRTDAQQGIFLNIIVGCIGSILGRFLFGSFLGGGHLRGDAFDPMTLLTAFIGAVILLGIVNLVRRGRVR from the coding sequence ATGACTTGGATTATCGCTATCATCATGGGCGGCATCATCGGCTGGCTGGCCAGCATCGTGATGCGCACCGACGCGCAGCAAGGCATCTTCCTCAACATCATCGTCGGCTGTATCGGGTCGATCCTCGGCCGCTTTTTGTTCGGCAGCTTCCTCGGCGGCGGACATCTGCGCGGAGATGCTTTCGATCCGATGACCTTGCTCACCGCCTTCATCGGCGCGGTGATCCTGCTCGGAATCGTCAACCTCGTTCGGCGCGGCCGCGTTCGCTGA
- a CDS encoding DUF2853 family protein → MAEDWLADVRKYVADADEAVVSKIVAYLGIALRNRDSSLVSFSDPKETDRVRENFLKKKLGLTDDDTTLDAAIASVGERMKEDRTKNRVTVYYLLAQHFGLLSLFGGTAGAAGAAAGLAAAGGLNGDAGKDDDTASAVPLAAAGLAGASAIPAAAAPPPAASPAPAPTPAPSAASPQTVYSGGDGESEKSGGMGWLGWLLLLLVLAALLFFGLRYCSKQEAAVAPATDEAAISETVAPTEGTAVPAPAAAIPEGAGVVAADRQGKPMLTVYFETGKSDVSNDLTTAASSVKAYLDSNPAATLAVSGYNDPTGNAAANAELSKNRAQSVKAALEKLGIAADKVVLEKPAETTTTGTDNSAARRVEVTVKG, encoded by the coding sequence ATGGCAGAAGATTGGCTGGCGGATGTCAGGAAATATGTCGCGGACGCCGACGAAGCGGTGGTGTCGAAGATCGTCGCATATCTCGGTATTGCCCTCAGAAACCGCGATTCCTCGCTCGTTTCCTTTTCCGACCCGAAGGAAACTGATCGCGTTCGCGAGAATTTCCTCAAAAAGAAACTGGGGCTGACCGACGACGACACGACGCTCGACGCGGCGATCGCCAGCGTCGGCGAACGGATGAAGGAAGACCGGACCAAGAACCGCGTCACCGTCTATTATCTTCTCGCGCAGCATTTCGGCCTGCTCTCGCTCTTTGGCGGAACGGCGGGCGCCGCTGGTGCTGCTGCGGGTCTGGCGGCCGCTGGCGGTCTGAACGGCGATGCCGGCAAGGACGATGACACGGCCTCGGCAGTTCCGCTGGCGGCGGCGGGCCTGGCCGGCGCGTCGGCCATCCCTGCGGCTGCGGCTCCGCCGCCGGCGGCCTCGCCGGCTCCAGCGCCCACCCCGGCTCCGTCGGCAGCCAGTCCCCAAACCGTCTATTCGGGCGGTGACGGCGAAAGCGAAAAGAGCGGCGGCATGGGCTGGCTCGGCTGGCTTTTGCTTTTGCTGGTGCTCGCGGCGCTGCTGTTCTTCGGGCTGCGCTATTGTTCGAAGCAGGAGGCGGCGGTCGCGCCGGCTACCGATGAGGCTGCCATCAGCGAGACGGTGGCGCCGACCGAGGGCACGGCGGTGCCGGCCCCCGCGGCTGCGATTCCCGAGGGCGCGGGCGTCGTCGCGGCGGACCGTCAGGGCAAACCGATGCTGACGGTCTATTTCGAGACCGGCAAATCGGACGTGTCGAACGATTTGACGACCGCGGCGTCTTCGGTGAAGGCCTATCTCGACAGCAATCCGGCCGCGACGCTGGCCGTGTCGGGTTATAACGACCCGACGGGCAATGCCGCCGCCAATGCCGAATTGTCGAAGAACCGCGCGCAGAGCGTCAAGGCCGCGCTCGAGAAGCTCGGCATCGCGGCCGACAAGGTCGTACTTGAAAAGCCGGCCGAGACGACGACCACCGGCACCGACAATTCGGCTGCGCGCCGGGTCGAGGTGACCGTGAAGGGATGA
- the nadA gene encoding quinolinate synthase NadA — protein sequence MTAPVRENLSGLDLRAEIERLRKERNAVILAHYYQKPEIQDLADFVGDSLELSRKAADTDADVIAFCGVKFMAETAKILSPEKTVILPDMDAGCSLEDSCPPEQFARFRAQHPDHIALTYINCSAAVKALSDIIVTSSSAETIISQIPEDQPIIFGPDRHLGGYLNRKFGREMLLWPGVCIVHEAFSETELIKLKAQHPGAPVAAHPECPPHIVDHADYVGSTSGILQFAKSFPGDTLIVATEPHIIHQMELALPEKNFIGAPGADGNCNCNICPYMALNTMEKLYIALRDLKPQIEMDEGLRLAARKSLDRMLEMASGTVGKGDLGKR from the coding sequence ATGACTGCTCCCGTTCGCGAGAATCTCTCGGGTCTCGACCTGCGCGCCGAAATCGAGCGCCTGCGCAAGGAGCGCAACGCCGTCATCCTCGCGCATTATTACCAGAAGCCCGAGATTCAGGATCTCGCCGATTTCGTCGGCGACTCGCTCGAGCTGTCGCGCAAGGCGGCCGATACCGACGCCGATGTCATCGCCTTTTGCGGCGTCAAATTCATGGCCGAGACCGCAAAGATCCTGTCGCCCGAAAAGACCGTCATCCTGCCCGACATGGATGCGGGATGCAGCCTCGAGGACAGCTGTCCGCCCGAACAGTTCGCGCGCTTTCGTGCGCAGCATCCTGACCATATCGCGCTGACCTACATCAATTGCTCGGCGGCGGTGAAGGCGCTCAGCGACATCATCGTCACCTCGTCGAGCGCCGAGACGATCATCAGCCAGATTCCCGAGGACCAGCCGATCATCTTCGGTCCCGATCGTCACCTCGGCGGCTATCTCAACCGCAAGTTCGGGCGCGAGATGCTGCTCTGGCCGGGCGTGTGCATCGTGCACGAAGCGTTCAGCGAAACCGAGCTGATCAAATTGAAGGCGCAGCATCCGGGCGCACCGGTCGCGGCGCACCCCGAATGTCCGCCGCATATCGTCGACCATGCCGACTATGTCGGGTCGACGAGCGGCATCCTGCAATTCGCGAAAAGCTTTCCCGGCGACACGCTGATCGTCGCGACCGAGCCGCACATCATCCACCAGATGGAACTGGCGCTGCCCGAGAAGAATTTCATCGGCGCCCCCGGTGCCGACGGCAACTGCAACTGCAACATCTGCCCCTATATGGCGCTGAACACGATGGAGAAGCTCTACATCGCGCTGCGCGATCTGAAGCCGCAGATCGAGATGGACGAAGGGCTCCGCCTCGCCGCGCGCAAGAGCCTCGACCGGATGCTCGAAATGGCGTCGGGCACCGTCGGCAAGGGTGATCTCGGCAAGCGATAG
- a CDS encoding efflux RND transporter periplasmic adaptor subunit → MNYERKVDVMDCLAGTQSFYEDADDSRRKRTFLIVALVLIALALAATYYAFTHSKGATGAEGQGAAAIPNVTVVIPGRVSVEAAISANGTIAARREMPVGVAGEGGQVVRVLVEPGQWVGAGQTLAVIDRSVQAQQAASLAASIRVAQADANLAQAELERAQALVGRGFISKADMDRKRATRDAANARVRVAQAQYGEATARNSRLNIVAPAAGLVLTRQVEPGQIVGAGSGILFRMARGGEMEMLAQMAEADLARVQVGTRATVTPVGTTAQIAGQVWQKSPVINMDTRQGTVRIAVPYSDALRPGGFADARLIAGTAEAPLLPESAVQSGPEGNFVLVVDAKNEIKRQPVKVGTVTDSGVSIASGLTGNERVVALAGAFLNPGDKVKPVVQKSSQ, encoded by the coding sequence GTGAACTACGAGCGGAAAGTGGATGTGATGGACTGCCTGGCGGGCACGCAAAGCTTTTATGAGGATGCCGACGACAGCCGGCGCAAGCGGACGTTTCTGATCGTCGCGCTGGTGCTGATCGCGCTCGCGCTCGCCGCTACCTATTACGCCTTTACGCACAGCAAGGGCGCGACGGGTGCCGAAGGGCAGGGCGCCGCCGCGATCCCGAACGTCACCGTGGTCATCCCCGGCCGCGTGTCGGTCGAAGCCGCGATTTCGGCCAATGGCACGATCGCGGCGCGCCGCGAAATGCCGGTCGGCGTTGCGGGCGAGGGCGGTCAGGTCGTTCGCGTGCTCGTCGAGCCCGGCCAGTGGGTCGGTGCGGGGCAGACGCTGGCGGTCATCGATCGCTCGGTCCAGGCGCAGCAGGCGGCGAGCCTCGCGGCGTCGATCCGCGTTGCGCAGGCGGACGCCAATCTGGCGCAGGCCGAACTCGAACGCGCGCAGGCGCTGGTCGGCCGTGGCTTCATCTCCAAGGCCGACATGGATCGCAAACGCGCGACGCGCGATGCCGCCAATGCCCGCGTACGCGTTGCACAGGCACAATATGGCGAAGCCACGGCACGCAACAGCCGCCTCAACATCGTCGCACCCGCTGCAGGCCTTGTGCTCACGCGGCAGGTCGAGCCCGGCCAGATCGTCGGCGCGGGCAGCGGAATCCTGTTCCGTATGGCGCGCGGCGGCGAGATGGAAATGCTCGCGCAGATGGCCGAAGCTGATCTGGCGCGTGTCCAGGTCGGCACGCGCGCGACGGTGACGCCGGTCGGCACCACCGCCCAGATCGCCGGGCAGGTTTGGCAAAAGTCGCCGGTCATCAACATGGACACGCGCCAGGGCACGGTCCGCATCGCGGTTCCGTACAGCGACGCGCTGCGTCCGGGCGGCTTCGCCGACGCGCGGCTGATCGCGGGCACGGCCGAAGCGCCGTTGCTGCCCGAAAGCGCCGTGCAGAGCGGCCCCGAGGGCAATTTCGTGCTGGTCGTCGACGCCAAGAACGAGATCAAGCGCCAGCCGGTGAAGGTCGGTACGGTCACCGACAGCGGCGTGTCGATCGCGTCGGGCCTGACGGGCAACGAGCGCGTCGTCGCGTTGGCGGGCGCCTTCCTCAACCCCGGCGACAAGGTGAAGCCGGTGGTTCAGAAATCGTCGCAATAA
- a CDS encoding GlsB/YeaQ/YmgE family stress response membrane protein — protein sequence MGLIITLIVGGIIGWLASIVMRTDAQQGIILNVVVGIVGAFLGNFLGSFFGMGASLDTFSPIGLLWAFIGAVVLLGIINLVRRGRVR from the coding sequence ATGGGTCTGATCATTACATTGATCGTCGGCGGCATCATTGGCTGGCTGGCGAGCATCGTCATGCGTACCGACGCGCAACAGGGCATTATCCTGAATGTCGTCGTCGGTATTGTCGGCGCATTCCTCGGCAATTTTCTCGGCAGCTTTTTCGGCATGGGCGCGAGCCTCGACACCTTCAGCCCGATCGGCCTCCTCTGGGCTTTCATCGGCGCGGTGGTGCTGCTCGGGATCATCAACCTGGTCCGGCGCGGCCGCGTGCGCTGA
- a CDS encoding adenylate cyclase, producing MASTAGGAARAELFWHRMAIGLAIFIVVGFLQFALRGFVDPVAAPFWVHVHGVAMLAWLALLIVQPTLVSRDNLALHRKLGWAGAALAIFITCLGIFTGVASLVLNRFPPFFSPPYFLALTTIESLVFGLMVWAAVRRRHTTAWHRRLMIGATIVILEPALGRILPMPLMIGWSDIPIGLIQLGVVGIIALYDRRTLGSVHPATKAIAAIVIGVRVTIYLLSMMPPVIALAERLAGA from the coding sequence ATGGCTAGCACCGCAGGGGGCGCCGCGCGCGCCGAACTTTTCTGGCATCGCATGGCGATCGGCCTCGCGATCTTCATCGTCGTCGGTTTCCTGCAATTTGCGCTGAGGGGCTTTGTCGACCCGGTCGCTGCGCCCTTCTGGGTGCATGTCCATGGCGTTGCGATGCTGGCCTGGCTTGCCCTGCTGATCGTCCAGCCGACGCTCGTTTCGCGCGATAATCTGGCGCTCCACCGCAAGCTCGGCTGGGCCGGGGCGGCGCTCGCGATCTTCATCACCTGCCTTGGTATCTTTACCGGCGTCGCATCGCTGGTCTTGAACCGTTTTCCGCCCTTCTTCTCTCCACCTTATTTCCTCGCTCTCACAACCATCGAGTCGCTGGTTTTCGGCCTGATGGTGTGGGCGGCCGTGCGGCGCCGTCATACGACCGCATGGCACCGGCGGCTGATGATCGGCGCGACGATCGTCATTCTCGAACCCGCGCTCGGCCGCATCCTGCCGATGCCGCTGATGATCGGCTGGTCCGACATTCCGATCGGGCTGATCCAGCTCGGTGTCGTCGGGATCATCGCGCTCTACGACCGGCGAACGCTGGGGAGCGTCCATCCGGCGACAAAGGCGATCGCGGCGATTGTCATTGGCGTGCGTGTCACCATCTATCTTCTGTCGATGATGCCTCCCGTCATCGCGCTCGCGGAGCGGCTCGCCGGCGCATAG
- a CDS encoding DUF4230 domain-containing protein: MIERTSPRLLPRLILLAAAALLALAAWWAVSAWQDWQRGYDPETVVAASLQGLQEQNVLVPFTARYVAVVTSTQSRLGLSAKKTMIMPGTVRYELDLGKLKQSDLDWDAAANALTVTLPPLRLAGPEIDIDAISEYRDGEILLTLTDAERTLDAANRKAAQEELMKQAKGTTPMRLAQGAARTAVEQSFAMPLKAAGIDAKVTARFADAPTG, translated from the coding sequence ATGATTGAACGCACTTCACCACGCCTGTTGCCGCGCCTCATCCTGCTTGCCGCCGCAGCGCTGCTCGCGCTCGCCGCCTGGTGGGCGGTTTCGGCGTGGCAGGACTGGCAGCGCGGCTATGATCCCGAAACCGTCGTCGCGGCGAGCCTGCAGGGATTGCAGGAGCAGAATGTGCTCGTGCCCTTCACCGCGCGTTATGTCGCGGTGGTGACGTCGACGCAGAGCCGGCTGGGGCTGAGCGCAAAGAAGACGATGATCATGCCGGGAACCGTTCGTTACGAACTCGACCTCGGCAAATTGAAGCAGTCCGACCTTGATTGGGACGCGGCGGCCAATGCACTGACGGTCACGCTGCCGCCGCTGCGGCTCGCGGGCCCCGAGATCGATATCGACGCGATCAGCGAATATCGTGACGGCGAAATCCTGCTGACGCTGACCGACGCCGAACGCACGCTCGACGCTGCAAACCGGAAGGCGGCACAGGAAGAGCTGATGAAGCAAGCCAAGGGGACGACGCCGATGCGTCTCGCGCAGGGCGCTGCGCGCACCGCGGTCGAGCAGAGCTTTGCGATGCCGCTGAAGGCTGCGGGGATCGATGCGAAGGTCACCGCGCGCTTCGCCGACGCCCCGACTGGGTAA